The following coding sequences lie in one Paenibacillus durus ATCC 35681 genomic window:
- the mraY gene encoding phospho-N-acetylmuramoyl-pentapeptide-transferase produces the protein MDYQLLLLTIAVSFILAVIAAPLLIPLLRRMKFGQQVRDDGPQSHLKKAGTPTMGGVIIIVAFTLSYLKFSVVNTDFYVLLVATLGYGLIGFLDDYIKIVFKRSLGLTPRQKLLGQLIVGAAMCGLLIFAGHSTAISIPGTAVSFDWTGWFYYPFIVIMMMAITNAVNFTDGVDGLLSGTAAIALAAYAVVAMQATSIAAGVCAAAMIGAVLGFLVFNAHPAKVFMGDTGSLGIGGAIGAIAIVTKSELLFVVIGGVFVIEMLSVVLQVASFKTRGKRIFRMSPIHHHFELGGWSEWRVVITFWAVSIILAGLGLYMSKGL, from the coding sequence GTGGATTATCAACTGCTGCTTCTGACTATCGCTGTATCTTTTATCCTTGCGGTCATTGCCGCTCCGCTGCTTATTCCGCTGCTGCGCAGAATGAAATTCGGACAGCAGGTTCGCGACGACGGGCCGCAAAGCCATCTCAAAAAAGCGGGCACGCCCACTATGGGCGGCGTCATCATCATCGTGGCGTTTACATTGTCCTACCTGAAATTTTCTGTCGTGAATACGGACTTTTATGTTCTTCTGGTAGCTACGCTTGGATATGGCTTAATCGGCTTTTTGGATGATTATATCAAAATCGTGTTCAAACGCTCGCTCGGCCTGACGCCCCGCCAGAAGCTGCTGGGTCAGCTGATTGTCGGTGCGGCGATGTGCGGCCTGCTGATTTTCGCGGGACACAGCACAGCCATCAGCATTCCCGGAACCGCGGTCAGCTTCGACTGGACCGGCTGGTTCTATTATCCGTTCATCGTGATCATGATGATGGCGATCACCAATGCGGTCAATTTCACAGACGGCGTGGACGGTCTGCTCTCCGGGACAGCCGCAATCGCGCTGGCCGCTTATGCGGTGGTTGCGATGCAGGCGACTTCGATTGCGGCCGGCGTATGCGCTGCGGCAATGATCGGCGCGGTGCTCGGATTTCTCGTCTTCAACGCTCATCCCGCCAAAGTATTTATGGGCGACACCGGATCGCTAGGCATTGGCGGGGCTATCGGGGCAATCGCCATTGTCACGAAGAGCGAGCTGCTGTTTGTCGTGATCGGCGGCGTCTTTGTTATTGAGATGCTGTCCGTCGTTTTGCAGGTCGCGTCCTTCAAGACACGCGGCAAGCGTATTTTCAGAATGAGCCCGATCCACCATCACTTCGAGCTTGGCGGCTGGTCGGAATGGCGGGTCGTCATTACCTTCTGGGCGGTAAGCATCATCTTGGCTGGCCTGGGACTTTATATGAGCAAGGGGTTGTAG